From a single Rhodococcus qingshengii JCM 15477 genomic region:
- the lspA gene encoding signal peptidase II, giving the protein MSTDHPDRDVNAEDQPITEISKADESETVKPEAVKSEDGDLAVAPVEKPRRLTMLIAIAAVILLSDILTKVWAVAAVKPGQPIEIIGDVVTFTMVRNPGAAFSMATSMTWILTLVAIGVVIGVIKIGRTLRSPWWALGLGLVLGGALGNLVDRFFRSPGIMRGHVVDFVSVGWWPVFNIADSAIVCGAILLVVLTLFGFEPNGERLRDHKADDKKLTESKAAAEGETK; this is encoded by the coding sequence GTGAGTACAGACCACCCAGACCGAGATGTCAACGCGGAGGATCAGCCGATTACCGAAATCTCGAAGGCCGACGAGTCCGAAACCGTGAAACCGGAAGCCGTGAAATCGGAAGACGGTGACCTGGCGGTTGCGCCGGTCGAAAAGCCCCGCCGGCTGACCATGCTCATTGCCATCGCCGCTGTCATCCTGCTCTCGGACATTCTCACGAAGGTGTGGGCAGTCGCCGCGGTCAAACCGGGGCAGCCGATCGAAATCATCGGTGACGTGGTCACATTCACGATGGTGCGCAATCCGGGGGCAGCGTTCTCGATGGCGACGTCGATGACGTGGATCCTCACTCTCGTCGCAATCGGTGTGGTCATAGGTGTGATCAAGATCGGTCGCACGCTCCGTTCACCGTGGTGGGCGCTCGGTCTCGGCCTCGTTCTCGGCGGCGCGCTGGGTAACCTCGTCGACCGATTCTTCCGCTCTCCCGGAATCATGCGCGGACATGTGGTGGATTTCGTCTCCGTCGGCTGGTGGCCGGTGTTCAACATCGCGGATTCCGCGATCGTCTGTGGCGCGATTCTGCTCGTCGTCCTGACACTGTTCGGCTTCGAACCCAACGGTGAACGCCTGCGTGATCACAAGGCGGACGACAAGAAGCTCACCGAATCGAAGGCTGCAGCCGAGGGAGAAACCAAGTGA
- the dnaE gene encoding DNA polymerase III subunit alpha, which translates to MADSFVHLHNHTEYSMLDGAAKVGAMFEEAARLEMTAVGMTDHGNMYGASQFYNEAKSAGIKPIIGIEAYIAPESRFNTKRVLWGDRSQKSDDVSGSGAYTHMTMVAENATGLRNLFKLSSLASIEGQLGKWPRMDEELIAAHAEGIIATTGCPSGEIQTRLRLGHDREALEAAAKWQEIWGPDNFFLELMDHGLSIERRVREGLLDIGKQLGIPPLATNDCHYVTKDAAENHEALLCIQTGKTLSDPTRFKFDGDGYYLKSAAEMRAIWDNEVPGACDNTVAIGERVQSYEDVWAFHDRMPIFPVPEGHTQQTFLRAEVMRGLDRRFPSGPPQEYLARADYEIGVINEMGFPAYFLVVGDLINHAKDVGIRVGPGRGSAAGSLVAYAMGITNIDPIPYGLLFERFLNPERVSMPDIDIDFDDRRRGEMVRYATDKWGNDKVAQVITFGTIKTKAAIKDSARVQFGKPGFAIADQITKALPPPIMAKDISVSGITDPKHERYKEAVEVRALIDSSPDVAKIYKTAVGLEGLIRNAGVHACAVIMSSEPLTDAIPVWKRAQDGAIITGWDYPSCEAIGLLKMDFLGLRNLTVIGDTLENIKANRGIDLDLDTLPMDDAATYELLARGDTLGVFQLDGGGMRELLKLMQPTGFGDIVAALALYRPGPMGVDAHISYAKRKNALEDVKPIHPELEEPLAEILSETYGLIIYQEQIMQLAQKVAGYTLGQADLLRRAMGKKKLSELEKAYAGFRQGMLDNNFSEAAIKALWDTVLPFAGYAFNKSHSAGYGLVSYWTAYLKANYPAEYMAGLLTSVGDDKDKSAIYLADCRKLGITVLPPDVNESRVDFATVGDDIRFGMGSVRNVGANVVASIIKARTEKSKFTDFSDYLGKIDAMACNKKVTESLIKAGAFDSLGHPRKGLMLVHADAIDSVMSTKKAEAIGQFDLFGGAEADESITSVFDVKIPDEEWDSKHRLALEREMLGLYVSGHPLNGVEHILRQQSDTSIAAILEGGVQDGAQVTLGGIIASVDRRVNKNGLTWCIVQLEDLVGGIEVLFFPQAYAVYGMDIAEDAIVLVKARVSIRDDRMSLIGNDLAVPDISAIGVARPLSVSLPLRQCTKDKLSALKQVLTRHPGTSDVHVRLIGGTEISLWKVDDVLRVEPSSALMGDLKALLGPSCLTV; encoded by the coding sequence GTGGCTGACTCGTTCGTACATCTTCACAATCACACCGAGTACTCGATGCTCGACGGTGCGGCCAAGGTCGGCGCCATGTTCGAGGAGGCCGCTCGTCTCGAAATGACCGCAGTCGGCATGACCGACCACGGAAACATGTACGGCGCCAGCCAGTTCTACAACGAGGCAAAGAGCGCCGGCATCAAGCCGATCATCGGCATCGAGGCCTACATCGCACCCGAGTCTCGCTTCAACACCAAGCGAGTTCTGTGGGGCGATCGCAGCCAGAAGTCCGACGACGTCTCCGGTAGCGGTGCGTACACCCACATGACGATGGTGGCCGAGAACGCGACCGGACTCCGCAACCTCTTCAAGCTGTCGTCGCTCGCGTCCATCGAGGGCCAGCTCGGTAAATGGCCACGGATGGACGAGGAGCTCATCGCCGCGCACGCCGAGGGCATCATCGCGACCACGGGTTGCCCGTCCGGTGAGATCCAGACCCGCCTTCGTCTCGGTCACGATCGCGAGGCTCTCGAAGCTGCCGCGAAGTGGCAGGAGATCTGGGGCCCGGACAACTTCTTCCTCGAACTGATGGATCACGGTCTCTCGATCGAGCGCCGTGTGCGAGAGGGTCTGCTCGACATCGGCAAGCAACTCGGTATTCCGCCACTTGCCACCAACGACTGCCATTACGTCACCAAGGACGCCGCCGAGAATCACGAGGCGCTGCTCTGCATTCAGACCGGCAAGACGCTCTCCGACCCCACTCGCTTCAAGTTCGACGGCGACGGCTACTACCTCAAGTCCGCTGCCGAGATGCGCGCCATCTGGGACAACGAGGTACCGGGGGCATGCGACAACACCGTTGCCATCGGCGAGCGTGTGCAGTCGTACGAGGACGTCTGGGCATTCCACGACCGGATGCCGATCTTCCCGGTCCCGGAGGGACACACGCAGCAGACCTTCCTGCGCGCCGAGGTGATGCGCGGACTCGATCGCCGCTTCCCGAGCGGACCGCCGCAGGAGTACCTCGCCCGCGCCGACTACGAGATCGGCGTCATCAACGAAATGGGCTTCCCGGCCTACTTCCTCGTGGTCGGCGACCTGATCAACCACGCCAAGGACGTCGGGATCCGTGTCGGGCCCGGCCGTGGATCGGCTGCCGGTTCGTTGGTGGCCTACGCGATGGGTATCACCAACATCGACCCCATCCCGTACGGGTTGCTGTTCGAGCGATTCCTCAACCCCGAGCGTGTGTCCATGCCCGATATCGATATCGACTTCGATGATCGCCGTCGCGGCGAGATGGTTCGCTACGCGACGGACAAGTGGGGCAACGACAAGGTCGCCCAGGTCATCACCTTCGGCACCATCAAGACCAAGGCTGCCATCAAGGACTCGGCTCGCGTCCAGTTCGGCAAGCCGGGCTTCGCCATCGCCGATCAGATCACCAAGGCACTCCCGCCGCCCATCATGGCCAAGGACATCTCTGTCTCCGGTATCACCGATCCGAAGCACGAGCGGTACAAGGAGGCCGTCGAGGTTCGAGCACTCATCGACTCCAGCCCGGACGTCGCGAAGATCTACAAGACTGCGGTGGGTCTGGAGGGGCTGATCCGTAACGCCGGTGTGCACGCCTGCGCGGTCATCATGTCGTCCGAACCGCTCACCGACGCAATCCCGGTCTGGAAGCGCGCCCAGGACGGCGCAATCATCACCGGGTGGGACTACCCCTCGTGTGAAGCCATCGGCCTGCTCAAGATGGACTTCCTCGGTCTGCGAAACCTCACGGTCATCGGCGACACGCTCGAGAACATCAAAGCCAACCGCGGCATCGACCTCGACCTCGACACTTTGCCGATGGACGATGCGGCAACATACGAACTGCTCGCCCGCGGCGACACTCTCGGTGTGTTCCAGCTCGACGGCGGCGGTATGCGCGAGTTGCTGAAACTGATGCAGCCCACCGGATTCGGCGACATCGTCGCCGCCTTGGCGCTGTATCGACCGGGACCGATGGGTGTGGACGCCCACATCTCGTACGCTAAGCGCAAGAACGCCTTGGAAGACGTCAAGCCGATTCACCCCGAATTGGAGGAGCCGCTCGCGGAGATCCTCTCGGAGACCTACGGCCTGATCATCTACCAGGAGCAGATCATGCAACTGGCGCAGAAGGTGGCCGGGTACACCCTGGGTCAGGCCGACTTGCTGCGTCGCGCCATGGGTAAGAAGAAGCTTTCCGAGCTGGAAAAGGCCTACGCCGGCTTCCGGCAGGGCATGTTGGACAACAACTTCAGCGAAGCCGCCATCAAGGCGCTGTGGGACACGGTCCTTCCCTTCGCCGGCTACGCGTTCAACAAGTCGCACTCCGCCGGCTACGGACTCGTGTCGTACTGGACTGCGTACCTCAAGGCGAACTACCCGGCCGAGTACATGGCGGGTCTGCTGACCTCCGTCGGTGACGACAAGGACAAGTCCGCGATCTACCTCGCAGACTGCCGCAAGTTGGGCATCACCGTTCTCCCGCCGGACGTCAACGAGTCACGCGTCGACTTCGCGACCGTCGGCGACGACATCCGTTTCGGTATGGGGTCGGTGCGCAACGTCGGCGCCAACGTCGTCGCCTCGATCATCAAGGCGCGCACCGAGAAGTCGAAGTTCACAGATTTCTCCGACTATCTCGGCAAGATCGACGCGATGGCTTGCAACAAGAAGGTCACCGAATCGCTCATCAAGGCCGGTGCTTTCGACTCGTTGGGTCATCCGCGCAAGGGCCTGATGTTGGTCCATGCCGACGCCATCGATTCCGTGATGAGCACCAAGAAGGCGGAGGCGATCGGACAGTTCGACCTCTTCGGCGGTGCCGAGGCGGACGAGTCGATCACCTCGGTGTTCGACGTCAAGATTCCTGACGAAGAGTGGGATTCCAAGCATCGCCTGGCGCTCGAACGAGAGATGCTGGGGCTGTATGTCTCCGGTCACCCGCTCAACGGCGTCGAGCACATTCTTCGCCAGCAGTCCGACACGTCCATCGCCGCGATTTTGGAAGGCGGCGTCCAGGACGGTGCCCAGGTAACTCTCGGCGGCATCATCGCCTCGGTGGACCGCCGGGTCAACAAGAACGGTCTGACCTGGTGCATCGTGCAGCTCGAAGATCTCGTGGGTGGAATCGAGGTGCTGTTCTTCCCGCAGGCGTACGCCGTGTACGGAATGGACATCGCCGAGGATGCCATCGTGTTGGTCAAGGCTCGCGTTTCGATCCGAGACGATCGGATGTCACTGATCGGCAACGACCTTGCGGTACCTGATATTTCGGCGATCGGGGTTGCGCGTCCGCTGTCGGTCTCGCTGCCGCTTCGGCAATGCACCAAGGACAAGCTCAGTGCTCTCAAGCAGGTGTTGACCAGGCATCCGGGGACGTCCGATGTCCATGTCCGACTGATCGGCGGAACCGAAATCAGCTTGTGGAAGGTCGACGACGTCCTTCGGGTCGAACCGTCCTCGGCACTGATGGGCGACCTGAAGGCATTGCTCGGACCGAGTTGCCTGACGGTCTGA
- a CDS encoding RluA family pseudouridine synthase, translating to MRESRSMPVPDGLDAMRVDAGLARLLGLSRTVVATLAEEGSVLVDGVAVGKSDRLTAGSWLEVVLPEPPRPLTIEATPVEGMEILYADDDVVAVDKPVGVAAHASVGWTGPTVIGGLAAAGFRISTSGAHERQGIVHRLDVGTSGVMVVATSERAYTLLKRAFKQRTIDKRYHALVQGHPDPSSGTIDAPIGRHHGNDWRFTVTADGKPSVTHYDTIEAFQAASLLDVHLETGRTHQIRVHFSALRHPCCGDLTYGADPRLAERLGLERQWLHAVSLGFAHPADGRWVEIKSKYPKDLEHALEVLRSS from the coding sequence GTGAGGGAATCCCGTTCGATGCCAGTGCCCGACGGTCTCGATGCCATGCGCGTCGATGCCGGCCTCGCGCGCCTTCTCGGACTCTCGCGCACCGTGGTCGCGACACTCGCGGAAGAAGGCTCGGTACTCGTCGACGGTGTGGCCGTCGGCAAGTCCGATCGTCTGACCGCAGGGTCGTGGCTCGAGGTAGTCCTGCCCGAACCGCCGCGGCCCCTGACCATCGAAGCGACACCGGTCGAGGGAATGGAGATCCTCTACGCCGACGACGACGTCGTGGCAGTCGACAAGCCCGTCGGAGTTGCCGCGCACGCCAGCGTCGGGTGGACGGGACCGACCGTCATCGGCGGACTTGCCGCGGCCGGTTTCCGCATCTCGACGTCCGGTGCCCACGAGCGTCAGGGCATCGTCCACCGCCTGGACGTCGGAACGTCGGGTGTCATGGTGGTTGCCACATCCGAGCGCGCGTACACGTTGCTCAAGCGCGCTTTCAAGCAGCGGACCATCGACAAGCGCTATCACGCTCTCGTGCAGGGACACCCCGACCCGAGCAGCGGAACGATCGACGCGCCCATCGGACGCCATCACGGGAACGACTGGCGATTCACGGTCACGGCCGACGGCAAGCCCAGCGTCACGCACTACGACACCATCGAGGCGTTCCAGGCAGCGAGTCTGCTGGACGTGCACCTCGAAACCGGTCGCACACACCAGATCCGTGTCCACTTTTCGGCGTTGCGCCATCCGTGCTGCGGCGACCTGACTTACGGCGCGGACCCTCGACTTGCCGAAAGGCTCGGCCTCGAGCGCCAGTGGCTGCACGCCGTGTCTCTTGGATTCGCACATCCGGCGGACGGTCGCTGGGTCGAGATCAAGAGCAAGTACCCGAAGGATCTCGAACACGCACTCGAAGTTCTCCGGTCCTCATGA
- the rarD gene encoding EamA family transporter RarD — translation MNKDERARSGSSSGILYGVAAFLLWGTFPAFFGLLDFADPVEILAHRVVWTLLLMLIVLAFAGRLGSLRGISARTWLLVTAASAAIAVNWGTYIYAVVSGRVVEAALGYFINPLVTVLLGVVIFRERLRPAQIAALVLAATAVVVITVDFGKPPIVALLLAGSFATYGLVKKVVPLDPRTSLTAEGVVAAPFAVGYLVFLGLTGAGAFISSGTGHSLLLLAAGPVTALPLLLFGVAAQRVPLATMGMLQYLTPALQMAWGVAVMHEDMPASRWIGFVLIWAALVIFTTDTFVAGRRSRRSVRSSAEPEVPVT, via the coding sequence GTGAACAAGGACGAACGCGCTAGGTCCGGTTCGTCCTCGGGGATCCTCTACGGTGTGGCGGCGTTCCTGTTGTGGGGAACGTTCCCGGCATTCTTCGGACTACTCGACTTCGCCGATCCGGTCGAGATCCTGGCGCACCGGGTGGTGTGGACCCTTCTGTTGATGCTGATCGTGTTGGCCTTTGCCGGCCGCCTCGGATCGCTTCGCGGAATCAGCGCACGCACCTGGCTGCTGGTGACCGCGGCGTCAGCGGCGATCGCCGTGAACTGGGGGACGTACATCTATGCCGTGGTGTCAGGCCGCGTCGTGGAGGCGGCTCTCGGGTACTTCATCAACCCGCTGGTCACCGTTCTGCTCGGCGTCGTGATCTTCCGCGAACGACTGCGTCCCGCCCAGATCGCCGCGCTCGTTCTCGCTGCCACGGCAGTTGTGGTGATCACGGTCGACTTCGGGAAACCTCCGATCGTCGCTTTGCTGCTCGCCGGCTCGTTTGCCACCTATGGGTTGGTCAAGAAGGTGGTTCCGCTCGATCCTCGAACCAGTTTGACTGCCGAGGGAGTCGTTGCCGCACCGTTCGCGGTCGGCTACCTCGTGTTTCTCGGCCTGACCGGGGCCGGTGCATTCATCAGCAGCGGTACCGGGCACAGCCTGTTGCTGCTTGCCGCCGGCCCGGTCACCGCGCTGCCGCTGCTCCTGTTCGGCGTCGCCGCTCAGAGAGTTCCGTTGGCGACGATGGGCATGCTGCAGTACCTCACCCCGGCGCTCCAGATGGCGTGGGGTGTGGCCGTCATGCACGAGGACATGCCGGCCTCACGCTGGATCGGCTTCGTTCTGATCTGGGCTGCACTGGTGATCTTCACGACAGACACCTTCGTCGCCGGTCGACGTTCGCGGCGTTCGGTGAGGTCGAGCGCCGAACCCGAGGTTCCGGTCACGTGA